The Candidatus Tisiphia endosymbiont of Dascillus cervinus genome contains the following window.
CTTGGTCCGATAAAAAATTGGGGATTAAATCTCAAAACTAATCATATAATTGTAGAACCTTCATATTTTGAAACAAATATTTCAGGCATTTATGCAATTGGTGATATTGCTAGTTATCCGGCAAAATTAAAATTAATTCTTACTGGTTTTGCCGAAGCAGCTAGCAGCTTACATCACGCCTATGGCAGGGTATTTGAGGGTAAGGCCTTACACTTCGAATATTCAACTACCAAAGGAGTGCATAAATAGTGAATGAACGTAGTAATATAATCAATGGTAAATATGTTGCAGAACAAATATTATCTAAGTTAAGGGCAGAGATTAATTTAATCAAGGAGCAACACAAGTTAGTACCAACTCTTGCTATTATACTAGTGGGTGATAACCCAGCTAGTAGTATATATGTAAGAAATAAGATCAAAGCAGCAGGAGCAATTGGTATGAACGCTTTGCAAATAAATTTGCCCAGTGAAATTGATATTGACCATATGCTGCATGAAATCAGCATACTCAACAATGATTCAAATATTTCTGGAATTATCGTACAACTTCCTCTACCTGAACATATCAATAAAAATTTAATCTTATCTGCCATCGATCCTAGCAAAGATGTCGATGGTTTCCATCCTATAAATGTTGGTTATCTACATAGTAACTCAGACAATGGCTTTATACCTTGCACGGCTCTTGGTTGCATTGAGTTACTTAAACAAGTTGAACCAAATTTAGCTGGAAAAAATGCTGTAGTTATAGGGCGTTCTAATATTGTAGGTAAACCATTATCAGCTTTATTACTTAGAGAAGATTGTACTGTGACGATATGCCATTCAAGAACTCAAAATTTAAGTTCTATAACTTCCCGTACTGATATAGTAATATCTGCTATTGGAT
Protein-coding sequences here:
- a CDS encoding bifunctional 5,10-methylenetetrahydrofolate dehydrogenase/5,10-methenyltetrahydrofolate cyclohydrolase, with product MNERSNIINGKYVAEQILSKLRAEINLIKEQHKLVPTLAIILVGDNPASSIYVRNKIKAAGAIGMNALQINLPSEIDIDHMLHEISILNNDSNISGIIVQLPLPEHINKNLILSAIDPSKDVDGFHPINVGYLHSNSDNGFIPCTALGCIELLKQVEPNLAGKNAVVIGRSNIVGKPLSALLLREDCTVTICHSRTQNLSSITSRTDIVISAIGYPLALTKEYFSPNSIVIDVGISKLPNSDKMVGDVDFTNVVDKVRYITPVPGGVGPMTVAYLLKNTLKAAKQNITHIRYKR